A portion of the Cryptomeria japonica chromosome 5, Sugi_1.0, whole genome shotgun sequence genome contains these proteins:
- the LOC131043450 gene encoding beta-carotene isomerase D27, chloroplastic — MEAGSLSLRCTGMKSLKVPKCSSGPIEASVKFMGSRNSMNSIKSRRKVYCVLTNSSQKIVSAPIVKKTEYKDNWIEKMAINYLCHCVQESTGISTDMVGYEGLIDVISKVSQSFSPVVQRELISHALHQAVPDFILAFARVILRPSKSTSQYFAASTPILFKWLVGDCEVRQTENVDGSKEKTTVYLKKCRILESSNCVGVCTNQCKIPSQRFIGQYLGTPMTLTPNFDDMSCEIVFGKIPPPIEEDPAFRQPCYNLCKLKKPHTDNCAELKTTP; from the exons ATGGAGGCTGGCTCTCTTAGTCTCAGGTGTACAGGAATGAAGTCTCTGAAAGTGCCCAAGTGCTCCTCAGGGCCAATAGAAGCTTCTGTAAAATTCATGGGGTCCAGAAATAGCATGAATTCAATTAAGTCCAGAAGGAAGGTTTATTGTGTATTGACCAACTCTTCTCAGAAAATAGTAAGTGCACCCATAGTGAAGAAAACTGAGTACAAGGACAATTGGATTGAAAAAATGGCTATCAACTATCTATGCCATTGTGTGCAAGAATCAACAG GTATTAGTACAGATATGGTTGGTTATGAAGGTCTTATCGATGTTATTTCAAAGGTTTCTCAAAGTTTTAGCCCTGTTGTACAACGAGAGCTAATTTCCCATGCACTGCACCAGGCTGTTCCAGATTTCATCTTGGCTTTT GCTCGAGTTATTCTAAGACCTTCAAAATCCACCTCGCAATACTTTGCTGCTTCTACTCCAATACTTTTTAAGTGGCTTGTCGGAGATTGTGAG GTCAGGCAAACAGAAAATGTAGATGGGtctaaggaaaaaaccacagtgtaTTTGAAAAAATGCAG AATCTTGGAGAGCTCCAACTGTGTTGGAGTTTGTACAAATCAATGCAAAATCCCCTCACAGCGTTTCATTGGACAATATCTTGGAACACCAATGACTCTTACTCCCA ATTTTGATGACATGAGTTGTGAAATAGTATTTGGAAAAATCCCACCACCCATCGAAGAGGATCCAGCTTTTAGACAACCCTGCTATAATCTCT GTAAGTTAAAGAAGCCACATACAGACAACTGTGCAGAGCTCAAGACGACCCCATGA